Proteins encoded by one window of Swingsia samuiensis:
- a CDS encoding FtsW/RodA/SpoVE family cell cycle protein, protein MAGPSRVDSSALSRWWRNTDRVTLACVGLLIGLGYVLMLAASPSVAARIGASRNMFILKQIIFLLLAGGIVLVVSSLSRNTIKKLAFVGGIIALGATAMTLVHGMEIKGARRWISLPLMSVQPSEFLKPCFAVVTGWLLSARRTVVLKGNIAFPGMLLAFASFAAILVLLKSQPDIGMLSVITMVFMTQLFVDGLRLYWVGLCVASMVGAFGAAYIVFPHVRSRVQRFLHPDVGDHYQIDTALRAFGNGGLLGRGPGEGRVKDLLPDAHADFVFAVAGEEYGLLLCVGIILIFGTIVIRTLLKLMREDDPFVIISASGLVTGFGLQAFVNMGSTLHLIPTKGMTLPFISYGGSSAMSVALTMGMVLALTRHHVGQGKVSQRVAQSYKPGSLLERHPQ, encoded by the coding sequence ATGGCGGGTCCCTCCCGTGTCGATTCATCTGCCCTCTCTCGTTGGTGGAGAAATACGGATAGAGTAACCCTCGCCTGCGTTGGTCTATTAATTGGTCTGGGCTATGTTCTAATGCTCGCAGCCAGCCCTTCAGTTGCTGCGCGTATTGGCGCATCGCGCAACATGTTTATCCTAAAACAGATTATCTTTTTGCTTTTAGCAGGAGGAATCGTTCTTGTTGTTTCATCCCTCTCGCGTAACACCATAAAAAAGCTGGCTTTCGTCGGAGGGATTATTGCACTTGGCGCAACCGCTATGACACTTGTTCATGGAATGGAAATTAAGGGTGCACGCCGATGGATTTCTCTGCCCTTAATGTCTGTACAGCCATCTGAATTTTTAAAACCTTGCTTTGCTGTCGTGACAGGCTGGCTTCTTTCTGCTCGGCGGACGGTTGTCCTTAAAGGGAATATTGCCTTTCCGGGTATGCTTTTAGCATTTGCATCTTTTGCAGCCATTTTAGTTTTGCTGAAGTCCCAACCTGATATCGGAATGTTATCCGTTATTACGATGGTTTTTATGACGCAGCTTTTCGTCGATGGCCTAAGGCTCTACTGGGTTGGCCTTTGTGTCGCCAGTATGGTTGGCGCATTTGGTGCAGCTTATATTGTTTTCCCTCATGTACGTTCACGTGTTCAGCGTTTCTTACACCCTGATGTCGGTGATCATTATCAGATTGATACTGCCCTTCGGGCTTTTGGTAATGGGGGCCTTTTAGGGCGAGGTCCCGGAGAAGGTCGAGTAAAAGACCTTTTACCCGATGCTCATGCTGACTTCGTTTTTGCCGTAGCAGGTGAAGAATACGGGCTTTTGCTTTGTGTTGGAATTATACTCATTTTTGGAACAATTGTTATTCGCACCTTACTCAAACTAATGCGTGAAGACGATCCTTTCGTTATTATTTCAGCGAGCGGGCTTGTCACAGGGTTTGGATTGCAAGCTTTCGTTAATATGGGCTCCACTCTTCACCTTATCCCAACTAAAGGCATGACCCTCCCTTTTATTTCTTACGGCGGTAGTTCAGCTATGTCTGTTGCATTAACAATGGGGATGGTACTTGCCCTTACCCGGCATCATGTTGGACAAGGCAAAGTGTCACAACGCGTCGCTCAATCTTATAAACCCGGCTCTCTACTGGAAAGACATCCTCAATGA
- the murG gene encoding undecaprenyldiphospho-muramoylpentapeptide beta-N-acetylglucosaminyltransferase produces the protein MKRPIIIAAGGTGGHFFPAEAVATVLAERGHNLILMTDARHGKRESGFFKDRPQYILEGAGVAGKDLSHKIKGLTALMRGTIKAREILLSLNPSAIVGFGGYPSLPPLVASRLLPAEKRPKMIIHEGNAVLGKANAFVARFSPLIATSYEHVSRLPKNAQSTLTGMPVRAGIEALFGIGYEHPKENINILVWGGSLGAHIFSEVVPYALAALPIGLRSRLHVTQQVRKEDHELVKHAYQEAGILAELAPFFTDVPERLKAAHLVIGRAGGSSVAEISMVGRPSILVPLPIAASDEQGANGQVLQDDGATWMMRQNDFKPSTLTALLSDVLTNPEKLATAAAAAQRFAKPEAAKKLADLVESTL, from the coding sequence ATGAAACGCCCTATTATCATCGCTGCTGGTGGAACCGGCGGTCATTTCTTTCCGGCAGAAGCTGTCGCAACTGTTCTGGCTGAACGAGGGCATAACCTCATTTTAATGACAGATGCTCGTCATGGTAAACGTGAATCCGGCTTCTTTAAAGACAGACCTCAATATATCCTTGAAGGAGCTGGTGTCGCAGGGAAAGATCTATCTCACAAAATTAAAGGACTAACCGCCCTGATGCGCGGGACAATCAAAGCACGAGAAATCTTACTCTCGTTAAATCCAAGTGCTATCGTTGGTTTTGGAGGATATCCCTCTCTTCCACCACTTGTTGCCTCGCGCCTTTTGCCAGCAGAAAAACGCCCCAAAATGATCATTCATGAAGGGAATGCTGTTCTAGGAAAAGCCAATGCTTTCGTGGCGCGCTTTTCTCCTCTGATTGCAACATCGTATGAACACGTATCGCGTCTTCCTAAAAATGCTCAATCAACCTTAACTGGCATGCCTGTTCGTGCAGGCATCGAAGCCCTTTTTGGTATAGGTTATGAACACCCCAAAGAAAACATCAATATATTGGTCTGGGGCGGTTCATTAGGAGCCCATATTTTTTCTGAAGTCGTTCCTTATGCTCTCGCAGCACTGCCGATCGGCCTTCGTTCACGCCTGCATGTCACGCAGCAAGTTCGCAAAGAAGACCATGAATTGGTCAAGCATGCTTATCAAGAAGCAGGTATCTTAGCTGAACTCGCCCCCTTCTTCACAGATGTTCCAGAACGATTAAAAGCCGCTCATCTTGTGATTGGGCGCGCCGGGGGCTCTTCTGTTGCGGAAATCTCTATGGTTGGTCGCCCTTCTATTCTTGTTCCTCTTCCTATTGCAGCCTCAGATGAGCAAGGGGCGAATGGACAAGTCCTACAAGATGATGGAGCCACATGGATGATGCGCCAAAATGACTTCAAACCCTCAACATTAACAGCTCTGCTTTCAGACGTGCTCACCAACCCGGAAAAGCTAGCCACTGCCGCAGCGGCTGCCCAGCGTTTTGCCAAACCTGAAGCTGCTAAAAAATTAGCTGACCTGGTTGAGTCTACCCTTTAA
- the murC gene encoding UDP-N-acetylmuramate--L-alanine ligase, which produces MRALPLNIGTIHFVGIGGIGMSGIAEVLHMLGYKVQGSDIAENANVQRLRQLGITIHIGHDASNLGDAQVVVTSTAVKKDNPEVLAARTKLIPVVRRAEMLAELMRLRWSVAIGGTHGKTTTTSLVACVLEHARLDPTVINGGIIEAYGTNTRMGSGDWMVVEADESDGSFLRLPAVIAVVTNMDPEHLDHWGDEETMQAGYHQFVSNIPFYGFAVLCVDHPQVQQMIPRLSDHRIITYGFSPQADVRAEKIVMDKRGATFEVVVTNRAKNKTRRAGPFRLPMLGHHNVLNALAAIAVALEMEIKDSVIASGLASFRGVKRRFTRTGEYNGIAIIDDYGHHPVEIAAVLKAARQAGAKNVVAVMQPHRYSRLQVLFNDFCTCMNDADTVIVADVYAAGEAPIPGADRDALVEGLRDRGHRSVVPLPSPELLPEMINAIAKPGDYVICLGAGNITQWAQTLPQDLVDLNTPKEKKENISA; this is translated from the coding sequence ATGCGTGCCCTGCCCCTTAATATTGGAACAATTCACTTCGTCGGTATCGGTGGTATCGGAATGTCCGGCATTGCAGAAGTTCTGCATATGCTTGGTTATAAAGTTCAAGGTTCGGACATTGCAGAAAATGCTAACGTCCAACGTTTGCGACAATTGGGCATTACCATTCATATTGGGCATGATGCTTCTAATTTGGGCGATGCACAGGTTGTTGTCACCTCTACGGCTGTCAAAAAAGACAATCCTGAGGTTCTGGCTGCACGGACAAAACTCATTCCTGTCGTCCGTCGGGCTGAAATGTTGGCCGAGCTGATGCGCTTGCGTTGGTCTGTTGCCATTGGCGGCACACACGGAAAAACCACAACAACCAGCCTTGTTGCATGCGTTTTAGAACATGCGCGCCTTGACCCTACTGTTATTAACGGCGGCATCATCGAAGCTTATGGCACCAATACCCGCATGGGATCAGGTGATTGGATGGTTGTAGAAGCAGATGAAAGTGATGGCTCTTTCCTCCGCTTACCTGCAGTCATTGCCGTCGTCACCAACATGGATCCAGAACATCTGGACCATTGGGGCGATGAAGAGACCATGCAAGCTGGATATCATCAATTCGTCTCCAACATTCCATTTTATGGGTTTGCGGTCCTTTGCGTTGACCACCCTCAGGTTCAGCAAATGATCCCGCGCCTGTCGGACCATCGCATCATCACATATGGATTCAGCCCTCAAGCCGATGTGCGGGCTGAAAAAATTGTCATGGATAAACGCGGGGCAACATTTGAAGTTGTCGTCACAAACCGCGCAAAAAACAAAACACGCCGCGCAGGCCCTTTCCGCCTTCCGATGCTTGGGCACCACAACGTTCTAAATGCTCTGGCGGCGATTGCTGTTGCGTTAGAAATGGAAATTAAAGACTCTGTCATCGCTTCTGGTTTAGCGTCCTTCCGCGGGGTCAAACGTCGCTTCACACGAACAGGTGAATATAACGGCATTGCGATTATTGATGATTATGGACATCACCCTGTCGAAATCGCGGCTGTGCTTAAAGCTGCTCGCCAAGCGGGTGCCAAAAACGTCGTTGCCGTGATGCAGCCTCACCGTTATTCCCGCCTGCAAGTCCTTTTCAATGATTTCTGCACCTGCATGAATGATGCTGATACCGTCATTGTTGCAGACGTCTATGCCGCAGGAGAAGCCCCTATCCCGGGAGCAGATCGGGATGCACTTGTTGAAGGCTTACGTGACAGAGGCCATCGTTCTGTTGTGCCTCTTCCTTCGCCAGAACTCCTTCCTGAAATGATCAATGCTATCGCAAAACCAGGTGATTATGTGATCTGCTTAGGTGCAGGAAACATTACACAATGGGCGCAAACGCTGCCACAAGACCTTGTTGATTTAAACACACCAAAAGAAAAGAAGGAAAACATCTCAGCATGA
- the murB gene encoding UDP-N-acetylmuramate dehydrogenase → MSSDAFPVHGLRGRITKDAPLGPRTWFRTGGAADWLFIPEDQDDLIQFLKNKPSELPYLVLGACSNVIIRDDGIEGAVIRLTRGFSEIQVVEDQIIAGAAALDVTVAEHSATASLAGLEFLSGIPGSIGGAVRMNAGAYGSDIKAVLQWADIITSDGTLKRLSCEELSFSYRHSNLPEDAIVVRACLKGQAGDAAEIRERISEIKESRENSQPIRARTGGSTFRNPDGHKAWALIDAAGCRGMTLGGAQISEKHCNFLLNLGTATSADLENLGDAVRQKVLDQSGIDLHWEIKRLGRRIKGTPTL, encoded by the coding sequence ATGAGCAGTGATGCTTTTCCGGTGCATGGTCTGCGCGGCCGCATAACGAAAGATGCCCCTCTTGGCCCACGGACATGGTTCCGCACCGGGGGCGCTGCGGACTGGCTGTTTATCCCGGAAGATCAGGATGATTTAATTCAATTCCTTAAAAACAAACCGTCCGAGTTGCCTTATCTCGTACTTGGTGCCTGTTCAAACGTCATCATTCGCGATGATGGAATTGAAGGTGCCGTTATTCGACTGACACGTGGTTTTTCAGAAATACAAGTTGTGGAAGACCAGATTATCGCTGGGGCAGCCGCTTTAGATGTTACGGTTGCAGAGCATAGCGCTACGGCAAGCCTAGCAGGGCTTGAGTTCCTAAGCGGTATCCCCGGCTCTATTGGGGGTGCCGTTCGTATGAATGCTGGAGCGTACGGTTCGGATATCAAAGCAGTTCTTCAATGGGCTGATATCATAACCTCTGACGGCACACTCAAACGCCTCTCATGTGAAGAGCTTAGTTTTTCTTATCGACATTCAAACCTACCTGAAGATGCCATCGTCGTCAGAGCTTGCCTGAAAGGCCAAGCAGGAGACGCAGCAGAAATTCGTGAACGCATCTCCGAAATCAAAGAATCTCGTGAAAACTCTCAGCCTATTCGGGCGCGCACTGGCGGATCCACCTTCAGAAATCCTGATGGACATAAGGCGTGGGCTTTAATTGATGCCGCTGGATGCCGTGGTATGACACTCGGCGGAGCACAGATTAGCGAAAAACATTGCAATTTTCTCTTAAATCTAGGCACAGCTACAAGTGCTGATCTTGAGAATTTAGGTGATGCTGTTCGTCAAAAAGTACTAGACCAAAGTGGAATAGATCTGCATTGGGAAATTAAACGTCTTGGCCGCCGAATAAAAGGAACACCAACATTATGA
- a CDS encoding D-alanine--D-alanine ligase, whose amino-acid sequence MKIAVLYGGVSNERPVSLVSGTAVIDALNQKGHTVTGIDVGSDIIATASALQSLQPDVVFNALHGPKGEDGAIQGVLEWLNLPYTHSDIRASAVAMDKEATRILLAAAGLPVAQGRVVTRKELLNGDPLPPPYVIKPIREGSSVGVEIVHSKDNRRIEIAEKWEFGESMLVESFIPGRELTTAVVGDRALTVTDILPAETADFYDFEAKYKSGGSRHIVPADLPANVTTRALEYALKAHQVIGCSGASRTDFRYDEQTNNLVILEVNTQPGMTPTSLLPEQAAFCGISYPDLCDWMVKEALAR is encoded by the coding sequence ATGAAAATTGCAGTCCTTTATGGTGGTGTTTCAAATGAACGTCCTGTTAGCCTCGTCAGTGGTACAGCTGTTATTGATGCTTTGAATCAAAAAGGTCACACCGTTACTGGTATTGACGTTGGTTCTGACATCATCGCTACAGCTTCAGCTCTTCAAAGCCTTCAGCCTGATGTTGTGTTTAACGCACTTCATGGCCCTAAAGGTGAAGATGGTGCAATCCAAGGTGTATTGGAATGGCTCAATCTTCCTTATACTCATTCGGACATTCGTGCGTCTGCTGTCGCCATGGATAAGGAAGCAACACGTATTCTCCTTGCTGCGGCAGGGCTTCCCGTTGCTCAAGGCCGCGTTGTTACGCGCAAAGAGCTTCTTAACGGCGATCCGCTTCCTCCACCGTACGTTATAAAACCTATCCGTGAAGGCTCCTCAGTTGGGGTAGAGATTGTTCATTCGAAAGATAATCGTCGCATCGAGATTGCTGAAAAATGGGAGTTTGGGGAGAGCATGCTTGTTGAAAGCTTCATCCCCGGCCGAGAGTTAACAACGGCCGTTGTTGGTGATCGAGCACTCACCGTAACGGATATTCTACCGGCAGAGACTGCTGATTTCTATGATTTTGAGGCCAAGTATAAATCCGGAGGGTCACGCCATATTGTTCCAGCTGATTTGCCTGCCAACGTCACCACACGAGCACTTGAATATGCTCTAAAAGCCCATCAAGTCATTGGCTGCTCTGGCGCAAGTCGTACCGATTTCCGTTATGACGAACAAACCAATAATCTTGTTATTCTCGAAGTAAACACTCAACCCGGGATGACGCCAACATCTTTATTGCCTGAACAAGCTGCATTTTGTGGTATATCTTATCCAGACTTATGCGACTGGATGGTTAAGGAGGCATTAGCGCGGTAA